Sequence from the Fibrobacter sp. UWB2 genome:
GGAATCGGAATCTCCGTCTTTGGGCAAGTCGGAGAGTCTCTCTTCGTACAAGAATACTTTCTGCAGGAGCCAGTAGTTGAATGCGTACTCAGATTCCGGTTCAGGTGTACTCTTGACCGGATGGATAAAGTCTGAGCATCCGAGCAGGCACAAAAGCGTCGCAGCTAGAATTATTCGGAGAGACATGACTTTATCCTTTGAATGTTGGAATTGTGATAGCTCCTAAAAAGGAGATTCCCGGTCTATGCCGGGAATGACAATCTTCTAGTAACTAAGGACTAGTGACTAGTAACTGCAGCGTAGCTGCTACTGGTCGATGCTCAGTCCCTTCTTGTCGAGGAGCACGCGCGGGATTCCACCTTCGAGCGGGTTTTCGATAACGGAGATGGTCTGGAGGCTTTCGCATTCGGCAAGGCTTTCTGGGAGGGTCGCAAGCTGGTTTGCGTCAAGCACGAGTTCGCGGAGGCTCTTCAGGTTGCTGAATTCCGACGGGATGGCGCCCAGGCGGTTACCGGAAATCATGAGGATTTCGAGGTTCTCGAGGTGCGAGAGCGTTGCCGGGATGGTCGTAAGTTCGTTGTTGTCGAGGTAGAGCTTCACGAGGCTCTTCATCTTGCCGATGGTCGGCGGAATTTCGGAGAGCATGTTGTCGTGGAGCGAGAGCTTGACCACCTTCTGCCAGTTGCCGACTTCGAGCGGCAGGTCCAGAAGCTGGTTTTTCGCGATGTTCACCGTCTGGAGGTTCACGAGCTTGCCCACGGATTCCGGAAGGTCCGAAAGGCTGTTATAACCGAGGTAAAGGTTTTCGAGCTTGGTGAGTTCGCCGATGGATTCCGGCAGTTCCATGAGGTCGTTTTCGCTCACGGAGAGGCTCTTCAGGTTCTTCAAAAGGCCGATGTCGTCAGGAATTTCGACGAGCAGGTTGCGGTCGAGGTTGAGTTCCTCAAGGGATTCAATTTCAAAAAGTTCCGGGGGCAGAAGACGCAGGCCTTTCTGGGAAAGGTCGAGAGTCTTTGCTTTTTCCTGTTTTGCTTTGGCGATAACGTCTAGTAAATTCATATAAAGCTCCTAATGTTTAAATCATAGCTTTTTTGTCCGAAAAAACGTAAAGTCGATAAAAAAAAATGTAAAAAATGAGATTTTTACACATTTGTGCACCGAATTTTTACTAGATTATTAAAAAAAATTAAATGTTTTATCTTTTTTGCACGCAAATATTATGATTTGAAACTATTTTTATGGTGCAAATTACGAATATTCCAATATATAATAATATTGTATATTGGTTTTCTGTGTAATTATTGAGGAAAAAATGGAACTAACAAAATCGCAGGAACGCCGCTTAGCATTTGTCGCTAGCCTCTTGAGCTTGAACCCTAACGACCCGAACGATAGAATTAAGGCACTCCGGCATCTGAACCTAGATGAAAATGGATGCTTCCACGGCTTCCAGTATTCACAGGGCTTTATGGAATTCTTCATCTTCCTGGACGAAGATACTCCGCTTGAAAAGGTCGTGGCTCACCTGAACGCCGATCTGAAGCAACTCCAGATTGCCGTGTTCCGTACTAGCGATCCGACAAATCCGTTCTTCCTCTCGCTTCGCGAAGAAGCTGACCCGTGGGCAGTCAACAAGATTTCTGACGATGAAACCGAAGAAGATGTCGATGCCCCGGCAAGCCGTCCGTACATGGAAACGCTCGAAATCACCGTGCTCCGCACTCGCGCAAGCCGCGACATCACGGACTCCGAACTCGAACGTACCCTCAAGGACATGCGCAGAAAGCTCACGCTCTGGAAGGCTGAC
This genomic interval carries:
- a CDS encoding leucine-rich repeat domain-containing protein, coding for MNLLDVIAKAKQEKAKTLDLSQKGLRLLPPELFEIESLEELNLDRNLLVEIPDDIGLLKNLKSLSVSENDLMELPESIGELTKLENLYLGYNSLSDLPESVGKLVNLQTVNIAKNQLLDLPLEVGNWQKVVKLSLHDNMLSEIPPTIGKMKSLVKLYLDNNELTTIPATLSHLENLEILMISGNRLGAIPSEFSNLKSLRELVLDANQLATLPESLAECESLQTISVIENPLEGGIPRVLLDKKGLSIDQ